The Cicer arietinum cultivar CDC Frontier isolate Library 1 chromosome 1, Cicar.CDCFrontier_v2.0, whole genome shotgun sequence genome contains the following window.
ATTGGATAACCATGTTTCCCAAAATGTTAACACATTACTTAAAATGTGATTAATTTaggaaacaaataaattaattttttaaaaacaaaccaGTTATGAAAAATGTATTCAAGAgtgtaaaaaaaatgtgtttattaattatttcttagaAGGACAAATTTGTGCTACAAAAACCATCCACATAGCAAAGTCCATGAAAGAGTCAGATCCATATTGGGTGTATTGACTATTGCAGATGCACCCAAAAACATGTGACCTCTTAATCACAAGGCAGCAACTACAGCTGCTATACCAAGACTTTCCTTCTACAAGATAAGGACCATTGTAGGTCATATCTCTcatttccaaaaataaaattcataatactGTTCACATGGTAGTACCTTAGTAGCTAGCAACTCCATTAATTGTTGCACCAACAATACTctagtatttaatttatattttacaagGTTACATAACATTTATGCCGTTTGGAACCTTTCCCTACATTGACTTGTGGGACAGTGAGAAGCATATTACCTTGCAATTTTTTAGTAACATAAAATCAACTTGAAAAATATTCACTATTAgcaaattttcataattttaaatatgattattttctATAGAGGTAACACTATCAATTGAGATTGTGAGAATATTTAATTATGACGGAGGCTCCACATAAACAATAGCAGCAACTAGAAAAAAAGGGGGGGCTACACACAATGGCTTTGCATATCATGTAACAAATAGTGTACTCCGAGCACTTAGTAATGGGTGCAAATCGAAATTGATGGGTATTCAGTACATATTTGGATTAACGGTGTCTTTGACGAAATCACGTTAATATCGTGATTTTATTAAAACTCTAAAGtgtaatttttgtcaaaatcacaATATGGGTACTATGGTACTTCCAAACTCAGTCCGAGTAAAAATATGCAAATTTGTCAAAAACATAAGGATGCTTAGAAACTAGGCCTAATTAATACAGTAATGCATGATGGCTCATAACTGAGCAAATTCAAGGATGAACTGCTGCTGGAACTGGAATCAGAACCACACCACCACTGCTAGGAACTGGAACCTCAAAACCAGGATTTGGGACAAAGGTGTCATCACCACCTGGAACATAACTGCTACTAGGTGGTGATGATCCTTCTCCCGTTCCTTCTCCTCCACCGCCACTACCATTGTCTGGATTTTGAGGTGTAGAATCAAACAAAGGCGGCAACCCTACTCCCCCGAAGTTTGGAACACCATCAAAATGGAAAAACCATTGAGGCTCTTTCTTGTCATTGATGTTTGAGTTATTTGGAATAATATTGCGTGCTTGGCAAGTAATGGAAAGTAAGATTTTGGTGATGAGAATTAGTGTAAGGAAAGAGGAAGGTTTGTAAGCCATTTTTTTCACAAGACTTGTGAATATTGAGATGAGATTTTGTGTTTGAAACTAGAAGATAGTGGCTGCATTTTATATAGTTCCAAAATGTTCTGTTGAGTTTGGTGTGAAATTTTGCGGTGAGTTAAGTGTTTTTGTACAAATGCCAATAGCATTGCATTGGCAAAATGACTTGTATGCATGCAGCCTCATATGGTGGTTGATATTTTGTGGCTCAGTGAAATGCAGTACAGTACTTTCTTTAAAATGGTAAGTGTTATTTTGGCCTAACTTTAATTACATGCTATTTGTAAAACAAGGTGTCACCACTCACCAATTTTATAGCGGCTACTAAATGAAGCCTTCACATGGTAAATCTATATGAAGAAAACTATGAATTGCTTCTACTTCATTCTTAATGTTGTCTCATTTTTAGAACAGTGGTGAGATGCTGCAAATTAAGACGGAAGTCCAATGTTCGATCTCTAACAAACTAATCACTAACATGGCTATAAAAGAATGTCTTATATTATATCATTCTTGATTTTAATTGATCATCGTTTACTAAACGTAATTAACCCCAAAAATTCCTTCTTGAATTCACTGTGTTGCTATAGGCATTACAACAAAGAGTTCCAACATgaataaacaaaattcaaaagttAGGCCTTTCTTCAGAAAATCTAGGAAGTTGCACCAATGAGTTTACTCGGGTGACACCCTCTAGACCTAACCAGTTTTGATCTTCAGCTGATGATGTTCCATCTTCAACATCAACAGATTCTCCTCTTCCTCCTACACATGTTTCGTTTTGTTTTGAGGTTCTGACAGTGAAGTTCCTTTGCAGTGACGGCTCGGACTTTTGACCATCGCCTGACTCAACTGAATTACCCGAATGGTTGTTGCTTTGGAAGGTTGCGGAAGAATAGCATTGTTCATCACAATCAGATTCTAAGTCCATTTTACCATCCAAAAATAGGCACACAACAGCACAGTCATCCATTTTTGAAGTTGGATATTTAAGTTTCCACTCTCTCGCTGCAGATTCCACCAGAACCCTTGCTGCTGATGATCGACTCGGCGCTGATGATACTATCTCCACCACCTCTTCATTGCTCAAAACATCCCAAACCTGCACAAACACCAAAAGAAGACACGAGGTTTGAACACTAACATTAAACTTCTTAAAAGAAGACCCtgtcctttaatttaatttaaagtttgtaACGAATCATATATctttttttgtgtcaaattagTCCTTTGTTTccaaaataaccaaaaacaaattgaacagccaaataattaatagatatgaaattgaaattgaaactgAAACTTCTTACTCCATCCGAGGCGAGAACAATGAACTGATCTTTATCTGTGAGAAGCCGGTGAGAAAATTCAGGTATAGAAATCACACCATACTCCTTCAAGCAAAAATCTCCAAATGCTCTAGCCATTGCTAATCCAGGTGCATCATCAAAAGGTAACCACACTCTAGGAACTTCTGGCTCATCTTGCAATGCAAATACCCTACCCTTACACCTTTTGATTCTTTCTGCTTCTCCTGTAACAACATTTTTAcatcaaaatttgaaaacatTAACAACAAGCTTAAAAACATAGATAGGATGAAtgatgatgttgtatgacaaACTTGGCAAATCAGGTTTCAAATCAACGGTCAGCTGAATCGCCACCATCAAGTCATTGCTATCCTTGGATCCCATGACTGCTCTCGAATCACCAATATTTCCCATGAACAAATTTAAACCCTGAAAAGTGAAGAAAATAAGAAATTGTTAGAACAGAAACCCCGGTTCAAATGAAAACAAATGCATGCGATAAAACGCAAACAAAGAATACACAAGATTTTATAGTAGAGTTTGGTCAATTGTGCCTATGTCTCCAATTGCAGAATGACTATACCTTTGTGCTATTGTTCAAAGTTAGGATTACAAATTATAACATGTGTTTAAATACTACGAGTTAGTTTACAAGATTACCTAAATTGCTCGAGCAACCTGActcataaaagaagaaaaattcataaaagaaacaaaaccaaGAGGATAGATGCTTCTCTTTGAACTACCTGCTTCACTACAGACACAGCTGTGCTCCCACTACAAAAGCAATCCAAATTTGCATGAGACTTCAGCTCTTTGTCCATAGCCTTGTATGACTTCATGAAAGCTTCTCTCCACATAGAATTCACCTCATCCTCAGCAGACAAATCCTTCTCAACTTCTCCACTTTCATCCTTTATATCCCTCTTAAAACAAGCTTTACCAGAGCCATTTCGCCTCGAATCCAAAAACGAAAGTAATTTTATTGGCAAGGCGTCCCTAACTTTGCGCGCGACAAGGTGTCCATGTGGACCATGGCCATCAAATACACCACAAAAAACAACATCTTCTGACATGAAATCCTAAAGAAAACAAAGATCAAAACTAGGATGTTAATTTCATTCAATGAGAATCAAACATCATCAGATCAACCATAACATGAAAATACTTACTTCCCATACAATCATGGCATCTTGATTGATACCCTTACGACCCTGCTGTGTAAATATACAAGATGACCGACTTTTTCCATTGCTGCATATTCTGTTTGGTAAAGATTGTAACTTTTGCAAAGAGACAACATGATCAAAAGTGGTGTCTTCATTACTTGTTGAGACACAACACCCCATTTTATCAGTTCCAAAATGAATAACACGTTAGATGAAAATAATCATGCCATGTTCTTTGCTTTTTCACTATAGATCTCACTTGAAACTATGAGATTCCAATTTCCAAGTATAGTCAACTGAGTAAGCTATCTTGATTCCAAAGATTCTTTCATTGTAGAAAGTATTAAACAATTTTCACCTTGTTGCTGTTGAAAACTAGAATCTTTCTTGCTTGGTCAAATGCACAATTTGCCGGAAGCTACATGAATGGATAAGGAAACCGGCTGAAAGAAAAAGATAcatgaatttaatattaatacattagGTATATGAAAGGATCAAGCCTTTATCTAAATGTAATAAACAAATTACAAGATAAGAAAATGGTCAATTATATGAATATAAAAGTCTTATTCATGTGAACATGCAATAGAATATACTAAAAATCTGTCTGATTATTTGTCCTTCCCTAGAATTGACATTGACCTCATCGAAATGAAGAATTTGAGATAAATTAAATCATTGAAGTGTGCAATAAAACTTTGAAGAAAACAAagacaaagaaagaaaacacaAATATATACCTTTATGGAATCcaatatcaaattaatatcaAGGTCATTGAATCTCTAAATGCAAAACAAAAACACACATTTGAAATATTCAAGTTTCCTCACAGAAGTATCTAAAGTGTTTCTTCTATCTACCATTCAACACTTGCATAGAAACAACATCtagaaaatagaaaacataCAAGAACAAAAGTTACAAAACTAGTATTAATTAATACACTTGAATAAAGTAACTAACCCAAATGAGATTGAAATCTGAAATGGAATAAATAATAGCTatgagaaaagaaagaaaaaaaacatttatttatttagttaaaaacaaACTTGAAACatgaatttttgttttctttctaaCTCTTGTTTCCTGGCTTAATCTCTGCAACAAAGTAGCACAAAATACAAACTCTAGTTCCGTGTAGCAGAGAAATACAAAGTGAAAAAGCAAAAACAGAAAAAGACGAAAGAAAATGTGTGATTATGATAATGTCAACCGAGAATCAAAGAGGTACCCGACAAGACAAACAACATTGGTAGATCAATCAAGTAAGTGTGTTACGTAATCATCATACTAACTAACcaccaaaacaaaacaaaacaacaaaagtCGCAATAGTATACCAATGAAtgagtgataaaaaaaaaattaaaaaaaaaaaaagatgaggatcaaatcaaccaaaaacaaaaataataataacatattgtATCAGATAAAATGAagtaaaaaatagtttaagaaAATGTATGAATCCCCTACATCAGTTGTAGAGGATTTAAGTCTGATTTCAAATGAATGGAAATATTTAAGAAACTCTCCAATAACTGAACCTTTCAATACATTGAGAAGAGAATGACTTATAATAAGAATCTAAGTACAAAACACTTCATGTGTCTCAGTATTTGACATAACATGAGATTGACACATATGATTATATTTAGGATTTTGTCTTAATAAAAACTTAACAGAACATACCaacaatagaaaatattaaacatgCACTATATTATAGTGTAGAAGAAAACAATGATTTGAATGGTGGTTCAAAAATGGAAAGATTAAGGTGAAGATGGAGAAGTAGAAGTAGAAGTAGAAGTACATTGGTTAGAAAAAGTAAGGAAGAGGATGAGGATGAAGATGAGAGTAAGGGAATGGGAGCAGGAAGACAGAATTAGTATTAGTAATAAGGTGTGTGGTGGGTCATGGGTGTTGTGTGGAAGAAGAAGAGTAACAAAATTGTGTGAATTTATTAATTGCAAAAGCAGTGAGTGAGAAAGACAGGAGTAGGAGTGAGTGATAATAAAGtagaaaaactaataaatactcCTTATCTCTCTCTCTACTGTCTCATCTCATACACTCTTGCTCTTCTATACATTTTGGAACAGAATAGATGTGACACATGGATGATTTCATAAAAAGAaagatagaaataaaataaaggtttgaattagtgttgaaaaatataaagtattattattactttaatataattaacaaaaatattatggttttaaatataaataaaatttaattggttgtgtcgtatttaatattaaaatctcTAAATTTATGTAGagtattctttttcttttcatttgttGTTGAAGGGTAGTTTAAGGTTATTTTTTGGGTATAAAATCACTTAAACAATTTACTTTTTAGTGTAGCATATTGATTTCCgcaatattttagttttttttaagtttttatttcatgtggttgttgaaATCTTCAACAATGAATATTTAGTGGATATTGTATTTTGAATAAGTGACTTGTAGAGGTTATCAACAAATTCAACATCCTCTTGACTTTACATATGACTTGTCATCAAGTAATTGAATTGGCCAAGTCAAATACCATATCTAGTCAACATGaatcattattaaaaaatattttttcataaatagatgagattaaaaattataaatcttacgttattttttattattgatcaTATGTAAAAGAAATTAGTTCGGTTGTttggattaaaatttgatttggtaatttttcatttatgtaTATAGTtagcttgttttttttttccttattgatttcaaaatatgaatggGAAATATTTCAAACCATGATGAATTTGATTGTCCTcttttcatttataatatttgatgGTTTCTTTTTTTCATTCTGTATGTTCTCAAAAACCCATAAAATACAACTCATTGACAAGTTTAGAGGGCATTCAGGGTAGAAAAATGAGCTACCTTAGTATTTGAATAAAGCTAATTTTtctgtataaaaaaattaatttatagaaattttatttttcaataatttcttttattctcaaagaaaaaagttttaatGAGAGACTATTTAGTGAACTCAATTactttttgtattattttgagaaaaatagataAACTCAACTAATTTTCTTAAAAGATGGTGAATcactttttttgtttatataagaTACTACATGATACTGAAATTGGTAGTAAAAATGAATGGAGATTACTTTTCTCTTAGTTATGAATTCGATTTATGTAGAAGGCAAAAACTGATTAATTCCTAATTAGAGGACTTGTGCAATGTTATATcggtttttttacaaaaaaaattcataaatatctaatttattttagtcaaaTCAAAACTACCAATCTCGTCCCAAATTCAAATACCTAAACCAACATAGTTTGTATGGCGAGAGAAGAGCatcaatattatatttcaatggACTCATAGATGGTTTGATCCATTGTAAAAACAAACCAACGTTACCTTTGGTATCACTATATTAATTCCGAACCAGTTGAGCCAATCGCCACCCAACGTTACCTTTCTCATCGAATGTGTGCATCATGGGCAAACACACGGTTGGGACAGATTGATGCACCAACAACAGAAGCTGCAACACAACCTACAAACCACTTTTTACCCAACAAAGTTCAATATTAGATTGTTAATGTAATCTAAATACTTAATTTTGTTAACATGTCAATTACTTGCATTAGATTCCAGTGATAAATATTTGGTATTTAATTTGAGGTAAAGTAGTTCGGAGTTTTTAAAAGGACATTTAGAAAAATGGAAAGTTTTACCTCTTATTCACTAAATTATACCTTGCTCccacttaaaaaataaattcaattttaacatttttaattttaaaaaactcaaattttaaacttttcaaaatacatttgtattctgaatttttttaagttattcaAAACACAATGTgttatgtaaaaatttattaaaaaaaaattcaaacgtaaagtttgaattttttaaatacaaatttgtattttgaaaaaataataaaaatacaaagttGAATTTGGTGGAgtgaaaaaacatattatattttttttaataaaaagaaaaataagtagTTTAACTAAAATGTGGGGTAGTGGGGTATGagatacaaaattttaaaaatatgatactAATAGGTCTCAATGTTTTAAGCTATATTTTTAAGTGGacccaataaataaatatttgaggGAAGCAACAATTGGGCCTTCTTCTGTCTATAAAATATTGGAAATTATAACATGTACCTCCCATTTTAGACTCCTACCCCACAAATGTAATgaattgatatatttgattttatataaatattaaaagttgttatttttatttaaaatatcattttatttttctgataCATAAATGAgtgttaacttttttttttatttaaccagaatttttttttttgatacaaACCTCTTTACCTtcaaactaatttaaaattttttaaaactatcaaaaaatttaaaaaatatttttgataactACCAACAAACTTGAAACCATACATTTTTGATACgcgctttttcaaaattttatatcagaaattttataaaaaaaattctactaaTTACTAAAAATCTTTTACATATTGAAAAATTTAGATTGATTGATCCAAAAAATTTCGAATGatgaaaaaaagataaatttaaatgtataaaataataaagaatttcaaaggtaaaattgaaattctaaaatttttGTAGGGTATGAGAAAAATAGATAAACTCAACTAATTTTCTTAAAAGATGGTGAATcactttttttgtttatataagaTACTACATGATACTGAAATTGGTAGTAAAAATGAATGGAGATTACTTTTCTCTTAGTTATGAATTCGATTTATGTAGAAGGCAAAAACTGATTAATTCCTAATTAGAGGACTTGTGCAATGTTATATcggtttttttacaaaaaaaattcataaatatctaatttattttagtcaaaTCAAAACTACCAATCTCGTCCCAAATTCAAATACCTAAACCAACATAGTTTGTATGGCGAGAGAAGAGCatcaatattatatttcaatggACTCATAGATGGTTTGATCCATTGTAAAAACAAACCAACGTTACCTTTGGTATCACTATATTAATTCCGAACCAGTTGAGCCAATCGCCACCCAACGTTACCTTTCTCATCGAATGTGTGCATCATGGGCAAACACACGGTTGGGACAGATTGATGCACCAACAACAGAAGCTGCAACACAACCTACAAACCACTTTTTACCCAACAAAGTTCAATATTAGATTGTTAATGTAATCTAAATACTTAATTTTGTTAACATGTCAATTACTTGCATTAGATTCCAGTGATAAATATTTGGTATTTAATTTGAGGTAAAGTAGTTCGGAGTTTTTAAAAGGACATTTAGAAAAATGGAAAGTTTTACCTCTTATTCACTAAATTATACCTTGCTCccacttaaaaaataaattcaattttaacatttttaattttaaaaaactcaaattttaaacttttcaaaatacatttgtattctgaatttttttaagttattcaAAACACAATGTgttatgtaaaaatttattaaaaaaaaattcaaacgtaaagtttgaattttttaaatacaaatttgtattttgaaaaaataataaaaatacaaagttGAATTTGGTGGAgtgaaaaaacatattatattttttttaataaaaagaaaaataagtagTTTAACTAAAATGTGGGGTAGTGGGGTATGagatacaaaattttaaaaatatgatactAATAGGTCTCAATGTTTTAAGCTATATTTTTAAGTGGacccaataaataaatatttgaggGAAGCAACAATTGGGCCTTCTTCTGTCTATAAAATATTGGAAATTATAACATGTACCTCCCATTTTAGACTCCTACCCCACAAATGTAATgaattgatatatttgattttatataaatattaaaagttgttatttttatttaaaatatcattttatttttctgataCATAAATGAgtgttaacttttttttttatttaaccagaatttttttttttgatacaaACCTCTTTACCTtcaaactaatttaaaattttttaaaactatcaaaaaatttaaaaaatatttttgataactACCAACAAACTTGAAACCATACATTTTTGATACgcgctttttcaaaattttatatcagaaattttataaaaaaaattctactaaTTACTAAAAATCTTTTACATATTGAAAAATTTAGATTGATTGATCCAAAAAATTTCGAATGatgaaaaaaagataaatttaaatgtataaaataataaagaatttcaaaggtaaaattgaaattctaaaatttttGTAGGGTATAGATATAAGGTGGTAGCCCAAGATAAAATTTCCTAAAATGTTGAGTATGAGAGAGTTTTTCCAATCATATGGTACAATCTCAAAACTCCTCCAATACTTAgagtaaaagaaaagaaaagaaaaacttctAAAAAATAGGGTCaccattaataaaaaaaaaacaaaaaaaattaaattttgatcattagtataaaaaaaaattgacatcatTTACTGTTATTATttctaatatattatttatttatttcaaaagtatTTAATGCATATAATCAAacatttaacattaaaaaaataatttaataaaattgatttgtaaacattaattatgtttaactaatttttatataaataataaaagtaatatttttctttataataatattgagataaatatttctttttgtcaATTTTAACTTTCTTTAAACTAAACAAAAGAATTTGTCTAAactaatcaattaaaaaatataaatattaacttaaaattattcaaaaaatttacactTTCAAACGATTTAAAGTATTAATCTACACATAGTTAATGTTATTTTGAATTTAGAAGTAGAGTTGAATTATTGAATTTGATTTGTTCCATCACAAGAAGTCTATGATGACACGTTAGAACATGGATCTATACCTTACAAACCATTGGTTGCTTTCTCATccaaaaaccaaaaccaaagaTAAGACGATAAGCCCACGTGGCAATAACCCAATACTTGTTCCAATTCTTACAAACACATCACAAAATCTCTCTCTcccactctctctctctctctctctctctctctcaacaCCACCATGGCCTCTCCAACACTCATAACTCCCACATCCACACCCAAATCTCTCCCACCCATCAAAACCAAACCAACCACCATCTCCGTCACCTTAACAccaaccaccaccaccaccaccgtACACCAACGCCGGCGTGAATTCCTATCTACCACCTCCTCCATCATCGCCACCACATTTGTCATCCACGTGACCCCTGCATTTGCTGCTACAGATGAAGAGTACGTGAAAGAAACAGAGGAAGTAATAAGCAAGGTGAGAACAACCATAACAATGGATAAAACTGACCCAAATGTTGCTTCTGCTGTTGCTGATTTAAGAGATAGTTCAAACTCTTGGGTTGCTAAGTATAGGAGAGAAAAAGCACTTCTTGCAAGAGCTTCTTTTAGAGATATGTATTCTGCACTAAATGCTGTTTCGGGTCATTATATTAGTTTTGGACCAACGGCTCCTATTCCTGCTAAGAGAAGGGCAAGGATTTTGGAGGAAGTTGAAGTTGCTGAGAAATCACTTAAAAGGGGAAGATAAGGAGATAACAAAATAACCACTTATGCTCTCAGCTAGTGTACTTGGAGGAAAggaatttttgttttcattcctctgtttctatttttagattcttgtttttttaatttggtgTTTTTGTATTGTTGTATCTATCCAAAACTTAAATTACATTATGAGGCTTACTttttatgttaataatataaaaggAGAAGATTATGCATATAATTGCATACATtaaaaataggttttttttaaTGTGGAAATTAACTAATTGTGTGTGTTTTATAGCATTGTGTTATTGTCTATGGTTTGGTTATTTGAGTGGTTCAACTAAAAACATTTGAACCATGATCAGAAGTTTTGCCAATTTCTGtttagtttttcaaaatattgattttgagtGCTATTTTAAAAGTTCTATGTTTCACATTGTTTGAGGTGAAACATGGTGTTGATCTTGAatgaatagttttttattttatttaaatcgaGTTGAAGTTAACTGATTTATGTTTCAACACATTATCTATTAATGAgataattttactttaaaagagaaaattatatttatagttttttaagtttaattcaatttttgtttaaattttttaagtttattttatatcgatttaggtttttaagttatatttagtTTGCATCattaatttttgaagtttgtatCATGAGTCTTTTATCTCAATCATCGACAACAATtagtttaattgaaattttttaatcatttagtttaattgaaattttttaataatttaaaattctacCAAATATTGCAATAATATGTTTCTCACACTAATCATTTTGAAAACATTTATTAAAACTTATAAATggtctatatattttttattttctctacaacaatttaaacatgtgtataattttaaaaataagataataaatgTCTATCTAcataatcaatatatttaaattccTTCTTATATAAAGTAGGTTGAACAATCAACTTGTTATattgttttgattaaatttaacattttatgattctaattcaagaaaaaaattaaactttaaagaCTACACATGTGTAGtttattatatcttaaaaaCTAACATTGTAAACGAATATAGTTTAAAGGATCGaattgagaaaaaataaatttaaaagaaaattgaactaaatctaaaagactaaaaatgtattttttttcttcttaaaatgaGACATATTAATCATCTAAATAATATTTGAGAGatgtattaatgtatttttcaaatttaaataatgttttttgtgaacttttaaataatatatatgtatgttgATGATTTATTTATGAGAAAATTGCATTTATTTCCCCTGATGTCACCATAAATGACACTAACACTCcctctagttttaaaaaaacacacacatccCCTatgttgattaaaaaaaatattatgcataaCATTTGTTATTTGCTactatttcaattttatctgtcatttatcaacaacaacaaaaactagAATAGACACTCTAATTGTGTTACTAAGAAAATAGTCTTAGCGAAAACTCTAGTTGTGTCATCTAGTAAATGATATGGAAAAATGTAAGTGtgacaaaaatatttgatacaATTTTTGTAGTGAGCTGGGAGGTGagtgatttttcaaaattagagAGTGTGTTATTGTCatttaaagagaaataaatgcaatttttctt
Protein-coding sequences here:
- the LOC101501414 gene encoding putative cell wall protein, producing MAYKPSSFLTLILITKILLSITCQARNIIPNNSNINDKKEPQWFFHFDGVPNFGGVGLPPLFDSTPQNPDNGSGGGGEGTGEGSSPPSSSYVPGGDDTFVPNPGFEVPVPSSGGVVLIPVPAAVHP
- the LOC101501099 gene encoding probable protein phosphatase 2C 52, which codes for MGCCVSTSNEDTTFDHVVSLQKLQSLPNRICSNGKSRSSCIFTQQGRKGINQDAMIVWEDFMSEDVVFCGVFDGHGPHGHLVARKVRDALPIKLLSFLDSRRNGSGKACFKRDIKDESGEVEKDLSAEDEVNSMWREAFMKSYKAMDKELKSHANLDCFCSGSTAVSVVKQGLNLFMGNIGDSRAVMGSKDSNDLMVAIQLTVDLKPDLPREAERIKRCKGRVFALQDEPEVPRVWLPFDDAPGLAMARAFGDFCLKEYGVISIPEFSHRLLTDKDQFIVLASDGVWDVLSNEEVVEIVSSAPSRSSAARVLVESAAREWKLKYPTSKMDDCAVVCLFLDGKMDLESDCDEQCYSSATFQSNNHSGNSVESGDGQKSEPSLQRNFTVRTSKQNETCVGGRGESVDVEDGTSSAEDQNWLGLEGVTRVNSLVQLPRFSEERPNF
- the LOC101500783 gene encoding photosystem II repair protein PSB27-H1, chloroplastic codes for the protein MASPTLITPTSTPKSLPPIKTKPTTISVTLTPTTTTTTVHQRRREFLSTTSSIIATTFVIHVTPAFAATDEEYVKETEEVISKVRTTITMDKTDPNVASAVADLRDSSNSWVAKYRREKALLARASFRDMYSALNAVSGHYISFGPTAPIPAKRRARILEEVEVAEKSLKRGR